A single region of the Anticarsia gemmatalis isolate Benzon Research Colony breed Stoneville strain chromosome 11, ilAntGemm2 primary, whole genome shotgun sequence genome encodes:
- the Scp2 gene encoding sarcoplasmic calcium-binding protein 2: MSVSEFRRKKLLYVFNVFFDVNQSGTIERKDFELAIEKICHLRGWKPGDPKNTETHEIMIKIWDGLRKRADSNKDGQVSVEEWVSMWNDYAQNPSAALKWQQLYAQFMFQLEDASADGTIDSDEFTTVCSSYGIDPQECKVAFTKMAKGKSSVSWEEFQELWKEYFSTEDPNAPGNFIFGRTSF; encoded by the exons ATGTCTGTCTCGGAATTCAGGCGGAAGAAGCTTCTCTACGTATTCAACGTATTCTTTG ATGTCAATCAGAGCGGCACGATAGAGAGGAAAGACTTCGAACTCGCTATAGAG aaaatCTGCCACCTGCGAGGATGGAAGCCCGGCGATCCCAAAAACACCGAGACACACGAGATCATGATCAAGATCTGGGACGGACTCCGGAAGAGAGCTGACTCTAACAAAGATGGACAG GTGTCTGTCGAAGAATGGGTGTCCATGTGGAACGACTACGCCCAGAACCCGTCAGCGGCTCTGAAGTGGCAGCAGCTGTACGCCCAGTTCATGTTCCAACTGGAGGACGCTAGTGCTGACGGCACCATCGACAGTGACGAGTTCACCACCGTCTGCTCCTCCTACGGCATCGACCCTCAGGAGTGTAAGGTGGCTTTCACCAAGATGGCTAAG GGTAAGAGCAGCGTGTCATGGGAAGAGTTCCAGGAGCTATGGAAGGAGTACTTCTCCACCGAGGACCCCAACGCTCCCGGCAATTTTATATTCGGCAGAACTAGCTTCTAA